One window from the genome of Lacerta agilis isolate rLacAgi1 chromosome 18, rLacAgi1.pri, whole genome shotgun sequence encodes:
- the LOC117039705 gene encoding uncharacterized protein LOC117039705, with protein MRAASQLHEERNLFAKHGCCKRQARSIYIGHDLSGSPVSIDVGTCQAHCGGTRRKSGSGFAGVSRQSSMLDFLKTKKLQERLPSSLAVSEPSARLERSCPENYRCEPSSVRVQELLLLEGVRQVEVIEDCQCNASPSECLRLPSLKTFFPDSPLEQTLDVGRCSDPEHSEGGLFCLPTDFDSLLMKTPNGHRAVQILGSCRLREPCYRVSHMEYYYEVVLNSAGEKLELIKEIDVGRCLGQCAPGSPCLLRDPQNQCLVGGEDISSSCTPHQYETNTFRSRSGELRTVFAVRACKCGVLKGLERGPQKTRGLI; from the exons ATGAGAGCTGCCAGCCAGCTCCACGAAGAAAGGAACCTCTTTGCCAAGCACGGATGCTGCAAGAGGCAAGCGCGGTCCATCTACATTGGGCACG ATCTCTCTGGCAGCCCGGTGAGCATCGACGTGGGCACCTGCCAGGCACACTGTGGTGGTACCCGAAGAAAGAGCGGGTCAGGTTTCGCCGGCGTCTCCCGACAATCCTCCATGCTGGACTTCCTCAAAACCAAAAAG CTACAGGAGAGGCTCCCCAGCTCCCTCGCAGTATCCGAACCCTCCGCCAGGTTGGAGCGTTCCTGCCCAGAGAATTACCGCTGCGAGCCCAGCAGTGTCCGGGTGCAAGAGCTCCTGCTTCTGGAAGGCGTTCGACAGGTGGAGGTCATTGAAGACTGCCAGTGCAACGCTAGCCCATCCGAATGTCTCCGGCTGCCTTCTCTGAAAACCTTCTTCCCAGACTCCCCTCTGGAACAGACATTGGACGTCGGCAGGTGTTCCGATCCAGAACATTCTGAAG GGGGGCTGTTCTGCCTGCCCACGGATTTCGACTCCCTTCTGATGAAGACCCCAAACGGGCACCGTGCGGTCCAGATCCTGGGGAGCTGCCGGCTGAGGGAGCCCTGTTACCGGGTCTCCCACATGGAATACTACTACGAAGTGGTGCTCAACTCTGCGGGAGAAAAACTGGAGCTGATTAAG GAAATTGATGTGGGAAGGTGCTTAGGCCAATGTGCCCCTGGAAGCCCCTGCCTGCTAAG GGACCCGCAAAACCAGTGCCTTGTCGGAGGCGAAGACATCTCCAGCTCCTGCACCCCTCACCAATACGAGACTAATACCTTCCGGAGCCGAAGCGGGGAGCTGCGCACCGTCTTTGCCGTCCGAGCTTGCAAATGTGGGGTCTTAAAGGGTCTGGAACGGGGGCCCCAAAAAACTCGAGGTTTAATTTAA